One genomic segment of Arcobacter lacus includes these proteins:
- a CDS encoding endonuclease/exonuclease/phosphatase family protein — MLKFLIIFIFSISLYGSNLKIASYNVENFFDLTYDKSEYDEFIPNNNSLWNQKNFNIKLNNLIKVIDDIDADIIGLQEIENKDLMQLLQKKLPKYKYFSFIKYPDSAVGLGFLSKIEIKNSSSIDVKFTNKLFRPILETTFIYENIEFKIFNNHWPSKASAENYRIKYAKTLQDRLLKLPKDYDYILLGDFNSNYNEFETFKKDLKLNLTSGVTGINHVLNTTIDDHFITYDDILKEEKKVHYNLWLDIKTSERFSTKFKNQNNTPDNIILSSSLFDNKNLTYIKKSFEVFKPNYLYENGEVKRWKMTQDRNIKIHKGEGFSDHLPIFAKFSINENITKNNPQVEENLSTISSLYKKEKLIEPIFLNDVIVIYKDDEKAIIKKENDRAIYIYQNAKDLKLGHSYNLQINQIYDFFGLKEIKDFFISKENKEIKNYKDLYLDASNIDIFDFKYENEVITNLTGMVKNGKLYINENKFIKLFAKDKNILPKDNEKITILNAQLGSYKGNMQIILHQLSDYKVEK; from the coding sequence TTGTTAAAATTTTTAATCATTTTTATTTTTTCTATCTCTTTATATGGTTCAAACCTAAAAATCGCGTCATATAATGTAGAAAACTTTTTTGATTTAACTTACGATAAAAGTGAATATGATGAATTTATTCCAAATAACAACTCTTTATGGAATCAAAAAAATTTTAATATAAAATTAAATAATTTAATAAAAGTTATTGATGATATAGATGCAGATATAATCGGTTTACAAGAGATTGAAAACAAAGACTTGATGCAACTTTTACAAAAAAAACTACCAAAATATAAATACTTTTCTTTTATAAAATATCCAGATTCAGCTGTTGGCTTAGGATTTTTATCAAAAATTGAGATAAAAAACTCTTCAAGCATTGATGTAAAATTTACCAATAAACTTTTTAGACCAATTTTAGAAACAACTTTTATTTATGAAAATATTGAATTTAAAATATTTAATAATCATTGGCCATCAAAAGCTTCTGCAGAAAATTATAGAATAAAATACGCAAAAACTTTGCAAGATAGATTATTAAAACTTCCAAAAGATTATGATTATATTCTTTTAGGTGATTTTAACTCTAATTACAATGAATTTGAAACTTTTAAAAAAGATTTAAAACTAAATTTAACTTCAGGAGTTACGGGAATAAATCATGTTTTAAATACTACAATTGACGATCACTTTATAACTTATGATGATATTTTAAAAGAAGAGAAAAAAGTTCACTATAATCTTTGGTTAGATATAAAAACAAGTGAAAGATTTTCTACAAAATTTAAAAATCAAAATAACACACCTGATAATATAATCCTTTCATCATCACTTTTTGATAATAAAAATCTTACTTATATTAAAAAATCATTTGAAGTTTTTAAACCTAATTATTTATATGAAAATGGTGAAGTTAAAAGATGGAAAATGACTCAAGATAGAAATATTAAAATTCATAAAGGAGAAGGTTTTTCTGATCATCTTCCAATTTTTGCAAAATTTTCTATAAATGAAAATATAACAAAAAACAATCCACAAGTCGAAGAAAATTTAAGTACAATATCATCTTTATATAAAAAAGAGAAATTAATTGAACCAATTTTTTTAAATGATGTTATTGTAATTTATAAAGATGATGAAAAAGCAATAATAAAAAAAGAAAATGATAGAGCAATTTATATCTATCAAAATGCAAAAGATTTAAAATTAGGACACTCTTACAATCTTCAAATAAATCAAATTTATGATTTTTTTGGATTAAAAGAGATAAAAGATTTTTTTATTTCTAAAGAAAATAAAGAGATAAAAAATTATAAAGATTTATATTTAGATGCCTCAAATATAGATATTTTTGATTTCAAATATGAAAATGAAGTTATTACAAATTTAACTGGAATGGTAAAAAATGGAAAACTTTATATCAATGAAAACAAGTTTATTAAACTTTTTGCAAAAGATAAAAATATTTTGCCTAAAGATAATGAAAAAATCACAATTTTAAATGCACAATTAGGTTCATACAAGGGAAATATGCAAATCATTTTACATCAATTATCAGATTATAAAGTAGAAAAATAA
- a CDS encoding enoyl-ACP reductase, producing the protein MNNNMQGKTLVISGGTKGIGKECVYKFASNGVNVAFTYNSNGEVAQEICKDVEKKFGVKCCAYPFNILEPEKYSELFEEIDKDFDRVDFFISNAMIYGRAVVGGYGKFMKLKPRGLNNIYTATVNAFVCGAQQAAKRMQKIGGGAIVSLSSTGNLVYIENYAGHGTNKAAVEAMVRYAANELGEFNIRVNAVSGGPIDTDALKAFTNYEEVKAKTAEYSPLNRIGQPEDLAQSCYFLCTNDASWITGHTLIVDGGTTFR; encoded by the coding sequence ATGAATAACAACATGCAAGGGAAAACTTTAGTAATTTCAGGTGGAACAAAAGGTATTGGTAAAGAGTGTGTTTATAAATTCGCAAGTAATGGTGTAAATGTAGCATTTACTTACAATTCAAATGGTGAAGTAGCTCAAGAAATCTGTAAAGATGTTGAGAAAAAATTTGGTGTAAAATGTTGTGCATATCCATTTAATATTTTAGAGCCTGAAAAATATTCTGAACTATTTGAAGAAATAGATAAAGATTTTGATAGAGTAGATTTCTTTATTTCAAATGCAATGATTTATGGAAGAGCAGTTGTTGGTGGTTATGGTAAATTTATGAAATTAAAACCAAGAGGATTAAACAATATTTATACTGCAACAGTAAATGCTTTTGTATGTGGAGCACAACAAGCAGCAAAAAGAATGCAAAAAATTGGTGGGGGAGCGATAGTTAGTTTAAGTTCTACAGGAAATTTAGTATATATTGAAAATTATGCAGGTCATGGAACAAATAAAGCTGCAGTTGAAGCGATGGTTAGATATGCTGCAAATGAATTAGGTGAATTTAATATTAGAGTAAATGCAGTTTCAGGAGGTCCAATTGACACTGATGCTCTTAAAGCATTTACAAATTATGAAGAAGTAAAAGCAAAAACTGCTGAATATTCTCCATTAAATAGAATTGGTCAACCAGAAGATTTGGCACAATCTTGTTATTTCTTATGTACAAATGATGCTTCTTGGATTACAGGTCATACATTAATTGTTGATGGTGGGACAACATTTAGATAA
- a CDS encoding Fur family transcriptional regulator, which translates to MTNYTNLLKDYDLKVTPQRVAIVEELYKNGHMNIDDLYKKLLAKFPSISLATIYKNINAMVEKVFLSEVKIPETKSVYELVKAEHAHLVCSCCGHIEDVMLDSSDIAEQVSKISSFKVNSTNIVISGICTKCL; encoded by the coding sequence ATGACAAATTATACAAATTTATTAAAAGATTATGATTTAAAAGTTACTCCTCAAAGGGTAGCAATTGTTGAAGAACTTTACAAAAATGGACATATGAATATTGATGATTTATATAAAAAATTATTAGCTAAGTTTCCATCTATCTCTTTGGCTACTATTTATAAAAACATCAATGCAATGGTAGAGAAGGTTTTTCTTTCAGAAGTGAAAATTCCAGAAACAAAATCTGTTTATGAATTAGTAAAAGCAGAACATGCACATTTAGTTTGTTCTTGTTGTGGGCATATTGAAGATGTTATGCTTGATTCTTCTGATATTGCAGAGCAAGTTTCAAAAATCAGCTCATTTAAAGTAAATTCTACAAATATTGTAATAAGTGGTATTTGTACTAAATGTTTATAG
- a CDS encoding M16 family metallopeptidase, with product MNYIKNLFKIFFVQLFLLIIISGESMGSNLPKYYTKTLENGLEIVAIPMKNGSDVVSTDVFYKVGSRNEKMGKSGIAHMLEHLNFKSTKNLKAGEFDEIVKGFGGVNNASTSFDYTHYFIKSSSKNMDKSLELFADLMENLTLKDEEFQPERDVVAEERRWRTDNNPMGYLQFRLFNNAYIYHPYHWTPIGFMNDIKNWTIEDIKDFHSTYYQPKNAIVVVAGDIDKDEIFKSVEKHFKNIKNSKEIPSSIHTTEPEQDGAKRVTIHKESAVQMIAITYHIPNFEHEDQVALSALSELLSNGKSSILQKKLVDEKRLVNTIYAYNMDLKDPGLFMFMAVANEGVDALKIEKEILDTIAQIKQGQFEEKDINKIKINTKADFIFSLESSSEVASLYGSYLVRGNINPLLNYEKNVEKLTKKDLIDVANKYLIEKNSTTVILKEEK from the coding sequence ATGAATTATATAAAAAATCTATTCAAAATATTTTTTGTTCAACTTTTTTTATTAATAATAATATCGGGAGAATCAATGGGTAGTAACTTACCAAAATATTATACAAAAACTTTAGAAAATGGTCTTGAAATAGTAGCAATCCCTATGAAAAATGGTTCAGATGTAGTATCTACTGATGTTTTTTATAAAGTTGGAAGTAGAAATGAAAAAATGGGTAAAAGTGGAATTGCTCATATGTTAGAACATTTAAATTTCAAATCTACAAAAAATTTAAAAGCTGGCGAATTTGATGAAATTGTAAAAGGATTTGGAGGAGTAAACAATGCTTCTACATCTTTTGATTACACTCACTACTTTATAAAATCAAGTTCAAAAAATATGGATAAATCTTTAGAATTATTTGCAGATTTAATGGAAAATCTTACACTTAAAGATGAAGAATTCCAGCCAGAAAGAGATGTAGTTGCAGAAGAAAGAAGATGGAGAACAGACAATAATCCAATGGGATATTTGCAATTTAGATTATTTAACAATGCTTATATTTATCATCCATATCATTGGACTCCAATTGGATTTATGAATGACATTAAAAATTGGACAATTGAAGATATAAAAGATTTTCATAGTACTTATTATCAACCAAAAAATGCAATAGTTGTAGTTGCAGGAGATATAGATAAAGATGAAATTTTTAAATCAGTTGAAAAACATTTTAAAAATATCAAAAACAGTAAAGAAATCCCATCATCTATCCATACAACAGAACCAGAACAAGATGGTGCAAAAAGAGTAACTATTCATAAAGAATCAGCTGTACAAATGATAGCAATCACTTATCATATTCCAAATTTTGAACATGAAGATCAAGTTGCACTTTCAGCATTAAGTGAACTTTTAAGTAATGGTAAAAGCTCAATTTTACAAAAAAAATTAGTTGATGAAAAAAGATTAGTTAATACTATTTATGCTTATAATATGGATTTAAAAGACCCTGGATTATTTATGTTTATGGCTGTAGCAAATGAAGGTGTTGATGCTTTAAAAATAGAAAAAGAAATTTTAGATACAATTGCGCAAATTAAACAAGGACAATTTGAAGAAAAAGATATAAACAAAATAAAAATCAACACAAAAGCTGATTTTATTTTTTCACTTGAAAGTTCAAGCGAAGTAGCTTCTTTATATGGTTCTTATTTAGTAAGAGGAAATATAAATCCTCTTTTAAATTATGAAAAAAATGTAGAAAAATTGACTAAAAAAGATTTAATTGATGTTGCAAATAAATATTTAATTGAAAAAAACTCAACAACAGTTATTTTAAAAGAAGAAAAATAA
- a CDS encoding quinone-dependent dihydroorotate dehydrogenase, which translates to MISYETIKKVLFKFQPETAHHIAEFGLKTLGKCFILKNKMEKENYIFNPRLNQKIFDLNFLNPVGLAAGFDKNATMIKSMKSLGFGFTEIGTVTLLPQDGNPKPRMFRYAEAKSVQNAMGFNNLGAHAVLKNLKKVYPFEIPVGVNIGKNKITPEEFALSDYKNLIKKFHKISDYLVINISSPNTPNLRDLQNEKFITELFTMAKTLTTKPILLKIAPDMEVQTAINLCKTAVEAGASGIIATNTTIDYSLVPNCQNFGGLSGACLTQKSSQLFKEIARELFGKTILISAGGISNGAQAYERIKNGATLVQAYSGLIFEGPEMVRKINQEILELLDKDGFENIQEAIGANLK; encoded by the coding sequence TTGATTAGCTATGAAACAATAAAAAAAGTATTATTTAAATTTCAGCCAGAAACTGCCCATCATATAGCAGAATTTGGGCTAAAAACATTAGGTAAATGTTTTATTTTAAAAAATAAAATGGAAAAAGAAAATTATATTTTTAATCCAAGATTGAACCAAAAGATTTTTGATTTAAATTTTTTAAATCCAGTTGGATTAGCTGCAGGTTTTGACAAAAATGCAACTATGATAAAATCTATGAAATCTTTAGGTTTTGGTTTTACAGAGATTGGAACTGTGACTTTGCTTCCTCAAGATGGAAATCCAAAACCTAGAATGTTTAGATATGCTGAAGCTAAATCTGTTCAAAATGCTATGGGATTTAACAATCTTGGTGCACATGCTGTTTTAAAAAATCTAAAAAAAGTTTATCCTTTTGAAATACCAGTTGGTGTAAATATTGGAAAAAATAAAATAACTCCTGAAGAGTTTGCTTTAAGTGATTATAAAAACTTAATTAAAAAATTCCATAAAATAAGTGATTATTTAGTAATAAATATTTCTAGTCCAAACACTCCAAATTTAAGAGATTTACAAAATGAAAAGTTTATTACAGAATTATTTACTATGGCAAAAACTTTAACAACAAAACCAATTTTATTAAAAATTGCACCTGATATGGAAGTACAAACAGCAATAAATTTATGTAAAACTGCTGTTGAAGCAGGTGCAAGTGGAATAATTGCAACAAATACAACAATTGATTATAGTTTAGTACCAAATTGTCAAAACTTTGGTGGTTTAAGTGGAGCTTGTTTAACGCAAAAATCTTCACAACTTTTTAAAGAAATAGCACGGGAATTATTTGGAAAAACTATTTTAATTTCAGCTGGTGGTATTTCAAATGGTGCTCAAGCTTATGAAAGAATAAAAAATGGTGCAACTTTAGTTCAAGCATATTCAGGACTTATTTTTGAAGGACCTGAAATGGTTAGAAAAATAAACCAAGAGATTTTAGAACTACTTGATAAAGATGGTTTTGAAAATATTCAAGAAGCTATTGGAGCTAATTTAAAATAA
- the murJ gene encoding murein biosynthesis integral membrane protein MurJ translates to MLLKSIFTNSSGILVSRVTGFVRDLLTASILGANVYSDIFFIAFKLPNLFRSIFADGAFTQAFIPSYAKSKHKIRFSSIIFLQLICFLLILSLIVTMFSHLVAKAFAIGFSQETIDLAAPLFAINFYYLPIIFTVTFMAALLQYKHRFATSAYSTALLNLAMICALLISKNMDKYEITFYLSYGVIFGGILQIIVHMYSIKKANLCKIFHFKKHKKKEETKFYKNFFSATLGSSTMHISAFIDTWLASLLVSGSISYLYYANRIFQLPLAIFAIATSIALFPMIAKSIKNKNEEKALSLMKKSSLILFVLLSIATIIGIVFDNFIIRILFERGAFSKQDTVNTALILTMYLIGLLPFGLAKIFSLWLYAKEQQLLTAKISMQSLACNIVFSLLLIKPFEAAGLAFASTLSGFILFFLTIKAFGFNNFIKMFKN, encoded by the coding sequence ATGTTATTAAAATCAATTTTCACAAATAGTTCAGGTATTTTAGTTTCAAGAGTTACAGGATTTGTAAGAGATTTATTAACTGCTTCAATTTTAGGAGCAAATGTATATTCTGATATATTTTTTATAGCATTTAAACTTCCAAATCTATTTAGAAGTATTTTTGCTGATGGAGCTTTTACGCAAGCTTTTATTCCTTCTTATGCAAAATCTAAACATAAAATTAGATTTTCATCAATAATATTTTTACAATTGATTTGTTTTTTACTAATCTTATCCTTAATTGTTACTATGTTTTCACATCTTGTTGCAAAAGCTTTTGCTATTGGATTTAGTCAAGAAACTATTGATTTAGCTGCACCACTTTTTGCTATAAATTTTTACTATTTACCTATTATTTTTACAGTTACTTTTATGGCTGCACTTTTACAATATAAACACCGTTTTGCAACAAGTGCATATTCAACTGCTTTATTAAATCTTGCAATGATATGTGCTTTATTAATATCAAAAAATATGGATAAATATGAAATTACTTTTTATCTTTCTTATGGTGTTATTTTTGGAGGAATTTTACAAATAATAGTTCATATGTATTCAATAAAAAAAGCTAATTTATGTAAAATATTTCACTTTAAAAAACATAAGAAAAAAGAAGAAACAAAATTTTATAAAAACTTTTTTTCAGCAACACTCGGTTCTTCAACTATGCATATTTCAGCATTTATTGATACTTGGTTAGCTTCACTTTTAGTAAGTGGTTCAATATCTTATTTATATTATGCAAATAGGATTTTCCAACTTCCGCTTGCTATTTTTGCGATTGCAACTTCAATAGCCTTATTTCCAATGATAGCAAAATCAATAAAAAATAAAAATGAAGAAAAAGCTCTAAGTTTAATGAAAAAATCATCTCTAATTTTATTTGTACTTCTAAGTATTGCTACAATAATTGGGATTGTTTTTGATAACTTTATAATTAGAATTCTTTTTGAAAGAGGTGCATTTTCTAAACAAGATACTGTAAATACGGCACTAATTTTAACTATGTATTTAATAGGGTTACTTCCTTTTGGTTTGGCAAAAATATTTTCTCTTTGGTTGTATGCAAAAGAACAACAATTACTAACAGCAAAAATATCAATGCAAAGTTTAGCTTGTAATATTGTTTTTTCATTATTATTGATAAAACCATTTGAAGCAGCAGGTCTTGCTTTCGCAAGTACTTTAAGTGGTTTTATTTTATTTTTTCTTACAATTAAAGCATTTGGATTTAATAACTTTATAAAAATGTTTAAAAATTAA
- the dapA gene encoding 4-hydroxy-tetrahydrodipicolinate synthase: MDIITGSMTALITPFKNGKVDLQKYESLIKRQIAQGINAVSPVGTTGESATLSHKEHKECIEVAVATCKNSGVKVLAGAGSNATHEACDIAKFAQEVGADGILSIAPYYNKPTQEGLYQHYKAIANSVELPLMLYNVPGRTGVDLLPETAIRLFDDVKNIYGIKEATGSLERATSLISARKDFVVVSGDDSVDFPMLASGARGIISVTSNLLPNLKSKLVSSVLEGDYKTSLSIHNDLYELNKTLFCESNPIPIKAAMYLSGLLDSLEFRLPLTNPSAETMQKLEKILIKYEVIK; encoded by the coding sequence ATGGATATTATTACCGGTTCTATGACCGCACTAATTACACCATTTAAAAATGGAAAAGTTGATTTACAAAAATATGAATCTTTAATAAAAAGACAAATAGCTCAAGGAATAAATGCTGTTTCACCAGTTGGAACAACAGGAGAAAGTGCTACTTTATCACATAAAGAACATAAAGAATGTATTGAAGTTGCTGTTGCAACTTGTAAAAACAGTGGTGTAAAAGTTCTTGCTGGTGCTGGTTCAAATGCAACTCATGAAGCTTGCGATATTGCTAAATTTGCTCAAGAAGTAGGAGCAGATGGAATTTTATCAATTGCTCCATATTATAATAAACCAACTCAAGAGGGATTATATCAACACTATAAAGCAATAGCAAACTCTGTTGAACTTCCTTTGATGTTATATAATGTTCCAGGTCGTACAGGAGTTGATTTACTTCCAGAAACAGCAATAAGACTGTTTGATGATGTAAAAAATATTTATGGAATAAAAGAAGCAACAGGAAGTTTAGAAAGAGCAACTTCATTAATATCAGCAAGAAAAGATTTTGTAGTAGTTTCAGGAGATGATAGCGTTGATTTTCCTATGCTTGCAAGTGGTGCAAGAGGAATTATCTCTGTTACTTCAAATCTTTTACCAAACTTGAAATCAAAATTAGTAAGTAGTGTGCTAGAAGGTGATTATAAAACTTCATTAAGTATTCATAATGATCTTTATGAACTAAATAAAACTTTATTCTGTGAAAGTAACCCTATTCCAATTAAAGCTGCTATGTATTTATCTGGATTATTAGATAGTTTAGAATTTAGACTACCATTGACTAATCCAAGTGCAGAAACAATGCAAAAATTAGAAAAAATTTTAATAAAATATGAGGTAATAAAATAA
- a CDS encoding thioesterase family protein: protein MSLEIGTKATIDYKVLNKDLAANLQISKDDAFPEVFATARMVALMECSAAKMMLPLLKEGELSVGVEVNIKHLAPTLEGDTAISTATFIGMEGKLFKFEIEVVDSGGIIGNGTHTRAIVSNERLMNGAKKRVEK from the coding sequence ATGAGTTTAGAGATTGGAACAAAAGCTACAATTGATTATAAAGTTTTAAATAAAGATTTAGCTGCAAATTTACAAATATCAAAAGATGATGCATTTCCAGAAGTTTTTGCAACTGCAAGAATGGTTGCCTTAATGGAGTGTAGCGCTGCAAAAATGATGTTACCTTTATTAAAAGAAGGTGAGTTAAGTGTTGGTGTAGAAGTTAATATAAAACATTTAGCTCCTACTTTAGAAGGAGATACTGCTATTTCAACTGCGACTTTTATAGGAATGGAAGGAAAACTTTTTAAATTTGAAATAGAGGTTGTTGATAGTGGTGGAATTATAGGAAATGGAACTCACACAAGAGCAATAGTTTCTAATGAAAGATTAATGAATGGTGCAAAAAAAAGAGTAGAGAAATAG
- a CDS encoding ABC transporter ATP-binding protein, which produces MRKFFKQYIPYYKNYKLEFFYSFIGIILVASATAGTAYAIQPLLDDIFIKKDAQMLYIMPIIVIILYTAKGFGGYIQAYFISFIGQDITRIVRDKLFSHILTLDMDFFQKIHGGELVSRIVNDINRIQRAISNNLAEIIRETLTIFGLVGLVIYHSPELAFYGLIVLPLAVYPLSRLAKRMKKLSFKSQESNSDITSSLNESFNNIEIIKANSTEKVEVTKFSVHNMLFFKYNMKAVKTNQLTSPLMEIIGAFAFAAVIIVGGSKVISGELTTGEFSSFIAALFMLYTPIKKISNLYNGMQDAIAANERINDMFSKRPSIISGDIKEIEDMKEIHFKNVELKYDDFVALKNINLDAKKGETIALVGDSGGGKSSLINLIVRFYDTTNGEILINNNSVKDLDLKSLRENISIVTQRVYIFNDTIAANIAYGYEIDEIKVIEVLKQAHAYDFVMQMKKGIHTILDEFGTNLSGGQRQRIAIARALYKNPKILILDEATSALDNKSESIISQVIHEVSKDKITFIIAHRLSTIKNASKIAVFKSGEIVSIGTEQELKNSCTEYQRLSNSANI; this is translated from the coding sequence ATGCGAAAATTTTTTAAACAATATATCCCTTATTATAAAAATTATAAATTAGAATTTTTTTACTCTTTTATTGGGATTATTCTTGTTGCATCTGCAACTGCAGGGACAGCTTATGCAATTCAACCATTATTAGATGATATTTTTATAAAAAAAGATGCTCAAATGCTTTATATTATGCCTATTATTGTCATAATTCTTTATACAGCAAAAGGTTTCGGTGGTTATATTCAAGCTTATTTTATTTCGTTTATTGGTCAAGATATTACAAGAATTGTAAGAGATAAACTTTTTTCTCATATTCTAACTTTAGATATGGATTTTTTTCAAAAAATTCATGGTGGAGAACTTGTAAGCAGAATCGTAAATGATATAAATAGAATTCAAAGAGCCATTTCAAATAATCTTGCAGAAATAATTAGAGAAACTCTTACGATATTTGGACTTGTAGGACTTGTTATTTATCATTCACCTGAACTTGCATTTTATGGTTTAATTGTTTTACCACTCGCTGTTTATCCTCTTTCTCGACTAGCAAAAAGAATGAAAAAACTATCTTTTAAATCTCAAGAAAGTAACTCAGATATCACTTCAAGTTTAAATGAATCTTTTAACAATATTGAAATAATAAAAGCAAATTCAACTGAAAAAGTTGAAGTTACAAAGTTTTCTGTTCACAATATGTTATTTTTCAAATACAATATGAAAGCAGTAAAAACAAATCAGCTAACTTCACCTCTTATGGAAATTATTGGTGCTTTTGCTTTTGCAGCAGTTATTATTGTTGGTGGTTCAAAAGTAATTTCAGGAGAACTTACAACTGGTGAATTTAGTTCATTCATAGCTGCTCTTTTTATGCTTTATACCCCAATTAAAAAAATTTCTAATCTTTATAATGGTATGCAAGATGCAATTGCTGCAAATGAAAGAATCAACGATATGTTTTCAAAAAGACCCTCAATTATTTCTGGAGATATAAAAGAGATTGAAGATATGAAAGAGATTCATTTTAAAAATGTTGAATTAAAATATGATGATTTTGTAGCACTAAAAAACATAAATTTAGATGCAAAAAAAGGAGAAACAATAGCTCTTGTAGGTGATAGTGGAGGAGGAAAATCCTCTTTAATAAACCTAATTGTAAGATTTTATGATACTACAAATGGTGAGATTTTAATAAATAATAATTCTGTAAAAGATTTAGATTTAAAATCTTTAAGAGAAAATATTTCAATAGTAACACAAAGAGTTTATATTTTTAATGACACAATAGCTGCAAATATTGCTTATGGTTACGAAATTGATGAAATAAAAGTTATTGAAGTTTTAAAACAAGCTCATGCATATGATTTTGTAATGCAAATGAAAAAGGGAATTCATACAATCTTAGATGAATTTGGTACAAATTTAAGTGGTGGTCAGCGACAAAGAATAGCAATAGCAAGAGCTTTATATAAAAATCCAAAAATTTTGATTTTAGATGAAGCAACATCAGCACTTGACAATAAAAGTGAATCTATAATAAGTCAAGTAATTCATGAAGTTAGCAAAGATAAAATAACTTTTATTATTGCGCATAGATTAAGTACGATAAAAAATGCTTCAAAAATTGCAGTATTTAAAAGCGGTGAAATAGTTTCAATTGGAACTGAACAAGAACTAAAAAACAGTTGCACAGAATACCAACGGTTATCTAATTCAGCTAATATTTGA
- the pgsA gene encoding CDP-diacylglycerol--glycerol-3-phosphate 3-phosphatidyltransferase, whose translation MRKSLNLPNALALFRIALAPLMLWFFIDRHNPIFSSWHPSWFDYFAGLVFVIASVTDFFDGFIARSWNQMTKLGGILDPLADKMLVLAGFLGLMVIDRASAWAVFLILSREFFITGLRVVAVSEGKNVASTMAGKIKTVVQMFAIGFLTMNWPFATEILWLAVILTIYSGYEYTRDYFKL comes from the coding sequence ATGAGAAAATCATTAAATCTTCCAAATGCTTTAGCACTTTTTAGAATAGCATTAGCACCGCTAATGCTATGGTTTTTTATTGATAGACACAATCCTATTTTCTCTTCTTGGCATCCATCTTGGTTCGATTATTTTGCAGGTTTAGTTTTTGTAATAGCTTCTGTTACAGACTTTTTTGACGGTTTTATTGCAAGAAGTTGGAACCAAATGACAAAATTGGGTGGAATATTGGATCCACTTGCAGATAAAATGCTTGTACTTGCAGGTTTTTTAGGACTTATGGTAATTGATAGAGCAAGTGCTTGGGCTGTATTTTTAATCCTTTCAAGAGAATTTTTTATAACTGGACTAAGAGTCGTTGCTGTAAGTGAAGGTAAAAATGTAGCCTCAACAATGGCTGGAAAAATAAAAACTGTTGTTCAGATGTTTGCTATTGGATTTTTAACTATGAATTGGCCATTTGCGACAGAGATTTTATGGTTAGCAGTTATTTTAACTATTTACTCTGGTTACGAATATACGAGAGATTATTTCAAACTCTAA
- the ybeY gene encoding rRNA maturation RNase YbeY: MIDIENGTEFEIEISILENITKALTNKDIELIVVKNDEIQELNKEYRNIDKPTDVLSFPMDLEISNMPLLGSIVISTDFVEEKAKEYNHSFNEEFTLLFIHGLLHLLGFDHEIDNGEHRIKEEELIKKFNLPDSLIVRNS, encoded by the coding sequence ATGATTGATATAGAAAATGGTACAGAATTTGAAATAGAAATTTCAATTCTAGAAAATATAACAAAAGCTCTTACAAATAAAGATATTGAACTAATTGTAGTTAAAAATGATGAAATTCAAGAATTAAACAAAGAGTATAGAAATATAGATAAACCAACAGATGTTTTAAGTTTTCCTATGGATTTAGAAATATCAAATATGCCTTTACTTGGTTCTATAGTAATTTCAACAGATTTTGTAGAAGAAAAAGCAAAAGAATATAATCATAGTTTTAATGAAGAGTTTACTTTACTTTTTATACATGGACTATTGCATCTTTTAGGTTTTGATCATGAAATTGATAATGGTGAACATAGAATTAAAGAAGAAGAGCTGATAAAAAAATTTAATCTACCAGATAGTTTAATAGTTAGAAATTCTTAA